The following are from one region of the Cloacibacterium sp. TD35 genome:
- a CDS encoding outer membrane protein assembly factor BamD: MKKIFSLFAIAFLLLSCNKQYDLAMKSADKDFIMKVANEKYEKKKWTEALALYERLTNLVAGTDDAPEVVYKSAYANYYDKNYKLAAHQFKNFSVTFTNDPRKEEAAYMSALCYYEGSMDYNLDQSNTTSAINELQEFLNNYPSSEKAKNINDLIDELNYKLEFKAYENARQYFKMADYKAATVAFENVLNDFPATKLKTKIYTFILKSKSELAINSIYDLKRERLESAIAFTRQVEREYPNSELSKEALGIRGKLEKEVVEFAKLQKEIEARKAEFTEKQKTANAKEDAKKQLKDQQEANKIRIDSAKINTPEPGATFKIRRN, encoded by the coding sequence ATGAAAAAAATATTCTCATTATTCGCAATCGCTTTTTTGCTTTTGTCTTGTAACAAACAATATGATCTGGCAATGAAATCTGCTGATAAAGATTTTATCATGAAAGTTGCCAATGAAAAATATGAAAAAAAGAAATGGACAGAGGCCCTTGCGCTTTACGAAAGATTAACCAATTTGGTGGCAGGAACAGATGATGCTCCAGAAGTGGTTTATAAGTCTGCATATGCTAATTATTATGATAAAAACTATAAGTTAGCAGCACACCAATTCAAGAATTTTTCGGTTACTTTTACAAATGACCCCAGAAAAGAAGAGGCTGCTTATATGTCTGCATTATGCTATTATGAAGGGTCTATGGATTACAATCTAGATCAAAGTAATACAACTTCGGCTATTAATGAATTACAAGAATTTTTGAATAATTATCCTAGTTCAGAAAAAGCAAAAAACATCAATGATTTAATTGATGAATTGAATTATAAATTAGAGTTCAAAGCTTATGAGAATGCAAGACAATATTTTAAAATGGCAGATTATAAAGCAGCTACTGTTGCTTTTGAAAACGTTTTAAATGATTTTCCTGCAACTAAACTAAAAACTAAAATCTATACTTTTATTTTAAAGTCTAAGTCAGAATTGGCCATCAACTCTATTTATGATTTAAAAAGAGAAAGATTAGAAAGTGCCATCGCATTTACCAGACAAGTAGAAAGAGAGTATCCAAATTCTGAATTGAGTAAAGAAGCACTAGGCATTAGAGGAAAACTAGAAAAAGAAGTAGTAGAATTTGCTAAGCTTCAAAAAGAAATAGAAGCTAGAAAAGCTGAATTTACAGAAAAACAAAAAACAGCAAACGCTAAAGAAGATGCTAAAAAACAACTGAAAGATCAGCAAGAAGCAAATAAAATTAGAATCGATAGTGCAAAAATTAACACACCAGAACCAGGTGCTACTTTCAAGATTAGAAGAAATTAA
- the coaBC gene encoding bifunctional phosphopantothenoylcysteine decarboxylase/phosphopantothenate--cysteine ligase CoaBC, whose amino-acid sequence MALKGKKILLAISGGIAAYKMNYLVRDFVKKGAEVKVILTPSAENFVTKVTLSTLSKNAVYSNFYDQNGTWNSHVELALWADVLLVAPCTANTLAKMVYGICDNLVIATYMSAKCQVFIAPAMDLDMYAHPSTKENLEKAERFGHHIIPAEFGELASGLEGQGRLAEPETILQKIEDFFTQNQSKNLEGKTVLITAGPTYEAIDPVRFIGNHSSGKMGFSLAEEAVKRGAKVILISGPTSQKTDHKNIEIHKITSAKEMYEEVFKCYEKVDIAIASAAVADYAPKIVAKEKIKKSEEEFTIELVKNPDILKTMGERKTHQFLVGFALETQNEEENAKSKLQKKNLDMIVLNSLRDEGAGFQKDTNKVKILTHSEQKEFSMKSKNEVAKDILDFVETQLKK is encoded by the coding sequence ATGGCTCTAAAAGGTAAAAAAATTCTATTGGCAATTTCTGGCGGAATAGCGGCCTACAAAATGAATTACCTTGTAAGAGATTTTGTAAAAAAAGGCGCAGAAGTAAAAGTTATTTTAACACCTTCTGCTGAAAATTTCGTTACAAAAGTCACGCTTTCTACACTTTCTAAAAACGCCGTTTATTCTAATTTTTATGACCAAAATGGTACATGGAATTCTCATGTAGAACTTGCACTTTGGGCAGATGTATTATTGGTAGCACCTTGTACTGCAAATACTTTGGCGAAAATGGTTTATGGGATTTGTGATAATTTGGTCATTGCTACTTATATGTCAGCGAAATGCCAAGTTTTTATCGCTCCAGCAATGGATTTGGATATGTATGCACATCCTTCCACCAAAGAAAATTTAGAAAAAGCAGAAAGATTCGGTCATCATATTATTCCAGCAGAGTTTGGCGAATTGGCTTCTGGTTTAGAAGGTCAAGGAAGATTAGCAGAGCCAGAAACTATATTACAAAAAATAGAAGATTTTTTTACTCAAAATCAATCTAAAAACTTAGAAGGGAAAACGGTTCTCATTACAGCAGGACCTACCTATGAAGCTATAGACCCTGTTCGTTTTATTGGTAATCATTCTTCGGGGAAAATGGGGTTTTCACTTGCTGAAGAAGCTGTGAAACGTGGCGCTAAAGTGATTTTAATTTCTGGTCCTACTTCGCAGAAAACTGACCATAAAAATATAGAAATTCATAAAATAACCTCGGCAAAGGAAATGTATGAGGAGGTCTTTAAATGCTATGAAAAGGTAGATATTGCTATCGCAAGTGCTGCTGTTGCAGATTATGCTCCAAAAATCGTTGCCAAAGAAAAAATAAAAAAATCTGAAGAAGAATTTACCATAGAATTGGTTAAAAATCCAGATATTTTGAAAACCATGGGCGAAAGAAAAACCCATCAGTTTTTGGTAGGTTTTGCTCTTGAAACACAGAATGAAGAAGAAAATGCCAAAAGCAAATTGCAGAAAAAAAATCTGGATATGATTGTACTTAATTCACTTCGTGATGAAGGTGCAGGATTTCAAAAAGACACCAATAAGGTTAAAATTTTAACGCATTCGGAACAAAAAGAATTTTCTATGAAATCTAAAAACGAAGTAGCAAAGGACATTTTAGATTTTGTAGAAACTCAACTTAAGAAATAA
- a CDS encoding DUF4126 domain-containing protein: MLDNIPYLPYFISAFIGIGLATASGFRVFLPMFAVSLASYMGWIPMNENFQWLAGLPTLIATGIATMVEILAYYIPYVDHLLDTLSVPLATIAGSIMFAAQFTDLGTFPTWALALIAGGGTAAAISSGFAGTRVTSTATTGGLGNSVVATTETAGAGIMSFLALAAPVIAFLAAISLVIIVLILGRKIWNKLRGNLKSEETL; encoded by the coding sequence ATGTTAGACAACATTCCTTACCTACCATACTTCATCAGTGCATTTATTGGCATTGGTTTAGCTACAGCTTCTGGTTTTAGAGTTTTCTTGCCTATGTTTGCAGTAAGTCTCGCATCTTACATGGGCTGGATTCCTATGAACGAAAATTTCCAATGGTTGGCTGGTTTACCTACGCTCATCGCTACTGGAATTGCCACTATGGTAGAAATTTTGGCTTATTATATTCCGTATGTTGATCATTTATTAGATACGCTTTCTGTTCCTCTAGCTACAATTGCGGGTTCTATAATGTTTGCCGCTCAATTTACAGATTTAGGAACATTTCCTACTTGGGCACTTGCATTAATTGCAGGTGGTGGAACCGCTGCTGCCATAAGCTCTGGATTTGCAGGAACACGAGTTACTTCTACTGCTACAACTGGCGGACTCGGAAATTCCGTAGTAGCTACCACCGAAACAGCAGGTGCTGGTATCATGAGTTTTTTAGCTCTAGCAGCTCCCGTAATTGCTTTTTTAGCAGCAATTTCCCTTGTGATTATCGTGCTTATTTTAGGAAGAAAAATCTGGAATAAATTAAGAGGAAATCTGAAATCCGAAGAAACTTTATAA
- a CDS encoding TetR/AcrR family transcriptional regulator — protein MKKKFTEKQIHILDIAEELIAQKGFDGTSVRDISAKANINVAMISYYFGSKEKMMVNLYQYRVQKTRETFAEFTHTIKDGKPEMQLKEIINFVIKQLFKFNYFHGFVTQELRHHDRVKDTLLEFYQTFTRVLEDVVQKGIVSGVFKRAAKSEDIVSTIIGTIVFTIRNKNYYEIYLKGNDEDYLANAEKKLKNHLNLCVFSLLGYQI, from the coding sequence ATGAAGAAAAAATTTACCGAAAAACAAATTCATATTCTTGACATAGCAGAAGAGCTTATTGCTCAGAAAGGTTTTGATGGAACATCTGTACGTGACATCTCTGCAAAAGCGAATATAAACGTGGCTATGATTTCTTATTACTTCGGCTCTAAAGAAAAAATGATGGTAAATCTCTACCAATATAGAGTGCAGAAAACCAGAGAAACATTCGCTGAGTTCACCCATACGATAAAAGACGGAAAACCAGAAATGCAACTCAAAGAAATTATTAATTTTGTAATTAAACAGTTATTTAAATTCAATTATTTTCATGGTTTCGTTACCCAAGAACTCAGACACCATGATAGAGTAAAAGATACCTTGCTAGAATTTTATCAAACATTTACTCGAGTTCTAGAAGATGTGGTGCAAAAAGGTATTGTAAGCGGTGTCTTTAAAAGAGCTGCAAAATCTGAAGACATAGTTTCTACGATTATTGGAACGATTGTTTTTACCATTAGAAATAAAAACTATTATGAAATCTATCTAAAAGGGAATGACGAAGATTATCTGGCTAATGCCGAAAAGAAACTGAAAAATCATCTTAATCTTTGTGTTTTCTCACTTTTAGGATATCAAATTTAA
- a CDS encoding tRNA threonylcarbamoyladenosine dehydratase: MTDWLQRSELLVKKEGLETLKKAKVLVVGLGGVGSFAAEFLARAGVGNMTIVDGDIVDITNINRQLPALHSTIGKDKVEIVAERILDINPEINLVKINEFLSPERMDEILEEHQFDYVLDCIDSVSPKLALIKACRRRKIKIVSSMGAGGKTDPSKVLVRDLSKTNNCYLAKQIRKRLKKEGITKGFRCVFSTEIQKEESLKLTDGSNFKKSFYGTISFMPALFGLNAAAEVINYLLKETSKKSQEQN, from the coding sequence ATGACAGATTGGTTACAACGTTCGGAACTGTTGGTAAAAAAAGAAGGCTTAGAAACCTTGAAAAAAGCTAAAGTTTTAGTCGTAGGATTAGGAGGAGTAGGTTCTTTTGCAGCAGAATTTCTAGCAAGAGCAGGCGTGGGAAATATGACGATTGTAGATGGAGACATTGTAGATATCACAAACATTAACAGGCAGTTACCCGCTTTACATTCTACTATAGGAAAGGATAAAGTAGAAATCGTTGCCGAAAGAATTTTAGATATTAATCCTGAAATTAATTTAGTTAAAATCAATGAATTTCTATCACCTGAAAGAATGGACGAAATTCTAGAAGAACATCAATTTGATTACGTGCTAGATTGTATAGATAGTGTTTCGCCGAAATTAGCCTTGATTAAAGCTTGTAGAAGAAGAAAAATAAAAATCGTTTCTTCAATGGGAGCTGGTGGAAAAACAGACCCAAGTAAAGTTTTGGTAAGAGATTTAAGCAAAACCAATAATTGCTACCTTGCCAAGCAAATTAGAAAAAGATTAAAAAAAGAAGGAATTACCAAAGGTTTCAGATGTGTTTTTTCTACAGAAATTCAAAAAGAAGAAAGTCTAAAACTCACCGATGGAAGCAATTTTAAAAAATCTTTTTACGGAACCATCAGTTTTATGCCCGCACTTTTTGGTTTAAATGCTGCCGCAGAAGTGATTAATTATTTATTGAAAGAAACAAGTAAAAAGAGCCAAGAGCAAAATTAA
- the recN gene encoding DNA repair protein RecN encodes MLSRIYIQNFALIDQLEIHFKKGLQVITGETGAGKSIILGALRLILGERADSKSISDFSTKSIVEAEFKISESLKLFFDENDIDFEKDTIIRREILPSGKSRAFVNDVPVTLDVLKELSERLIDIHSQFETSQLFSEEYQFKIIDGLTENKNLIETYQNDYFEFQRKQRELEKLKNTLSEGNKESDYKQFLLEELEAAQLETVNYELLQSQISLAENKGAISELLAQIFTRTDQEEVGLFDGFYDVKNKLSKVADLSLQFSEINARMEENYVEFKDILFQLQNEADKLDANPEDLLALQEQNDKINALFLKHKVSEIEDLLKIKEELSLEKNSFEDIENKIAQLEKQIAEASQSLLKKAEILSKNRKKSAPIFVEKVESLLHKLGLEKAKVEVELSSTKDFGKFGTEKIQLLFQANAGFALKPIQNAISGGERSRVMLSIKKLMAENAELPTLILDEIDTGVSGRIADEMGNVMQEMAENMQLIVITHLAQVAAKGNDNYKVQKSDIEGKTQTRIFPLNQEEKLTEIAQLLSGSKITDAAILQAKELMQ; translated from the coding sequence ATGTTATCAAGAATTTATATCCAAAATTTTGCATTGATAGACCAACTTGAAATTCATTTCAAGAAAGGTTTACAAGTGATTACAGGCGAAACAGGCGCAGGTAAATCTATTATTTTGGGGGCTTTGAGACTTATTTTAGGAGAAAGAGCAGATTCTAAAAGCATCTCTGACTTCTCAACGAAAAGTATAGTTGAGGCAGAATTTAAAATTTCTGAATCTTTAAAATTATTCTTTGACGAAAATGATATCGATTTTGAGAAAGATACCATTATAAGAAGAGAAATTTTACCTTCGGGAAAATCTAGAGCTTTTGTGAATGATGTTCCCGTAACTTTAGACGTTTTGAAGGAACTTTCTGAGAGGTTGATTGATATTCATTCTCAGTTTGAAACTTCTCAACTTTTCAGCGAAGAATATCAGTTTAAAATCATCGATGGGCTTACTGAAAATAAAAACTTGATAGAAACCTATCAAAATGATTATTTTGAATTTCAAAGAAAGCAAAGAGAACTAGAAAAACTGAAAAATACACTTTCTGAAGGAAATAAAGAGAGCGATTATAAACAATTTTTGTTGGAAGAATTAGAAGCAGCACAATTAGAAACGGTGAATTATGAATTGCTGCAAAGTCAAATTTCTTTAGCTGAAAACAAAGGGGCGATTTCTGAATTGCTAGCACAGATTTTCACTAGAACTGACCAGGAAGAAGTAGGGTTGTTTGATGGTTTCTATGACGTAAAAAACAAGTTGAGTAAAGTTGCAGACTTGTCTTTGCAGTTTTCTGAAATCAATGCGAGAATGGAAGAAAATTATGTAGAGTTCAAAGATATTCTATTTCAGTTGCAAAATGAAGCGGATAAACTAGATGCTAATCCTGAAGATTTGTTGGCTTTACAAGAGCAAAATGATAAAATTAATGCACTTTTTCTAAAGCATAAAGTATCCGAAATAGAAGATTTATTAAAAATAAAAGAAGAACTTTCTTTAGAAAAGAACTCTTTTGAAGACATAGAAAATAAGATTGCTCAATTAGAAAAACAAATTGCTGAAGCTTCTCAATCTTTGCTTAAAAAAGCAGAAATTTTATCAAAAAATAGAAAGAAATCTGCTCCTATTTTTGTAGAAAAAGTAGAGTCACTTTTACATAAATTAGGATTAGAAAAAGCAAAAGTAGAAGTGGAATTATCATCAACGAAAGATTTCGGTAAATTTGGAACGGAGAAAATCCAATTACTGTTTCAAGCAAATGCTGGATTTGCCTTAAAACCGATTCAAAATGCCATTTCTGGTGGTGAAAGAAGCAGAGTGATGCTTTCGATTAAAAAACTCATGGCAGAAAATGCAGAACTTCCTACGCTTATTTTAGATGAGATAGACACCGGTGTTTCTGGTAGAATTGCAGATGAAATGGGCAATGTAATGCAAGAAATGGCAGAAAATATGCAGTTGATTGTTATTACTCACCTTGCACAGGTTGCAGCAAAAGGAAATGATAATTATAAAGTGCAAAAATCTGATATTGAAGGAAAAACCCAAACCAGAATTTTCCCACTTAATCAAGAAGAGAAACTTACAGAAATTGCCCAATTGCTTTCTGGAAGCAAGATTACAGATGCCGCAATTCTTCAGGCAAAAGAACTCATGCAATAA
- a CDS encoding TatD family hydrolase: MIFFNFHHHNSQISYGIYNSAPEEKIPEHYFSSGIHPRNINKQWEYDLENLKMISQNPKCLAIGECGLDALVNINENLQKKVFEAQILWANYIKKPVIIHCVKRFQELIPFQKIAKVPLIIHGFNKKKTIADEMLKHGFYLSFGKSVLHNLSLQTTLKEIPLEKIFLETDDADFDIAELYQKVAEIKEIPVEDVQKVITKNLGFCFALPK, encoded by the coding sequence ATGATTTTTTTCAACTTCCATCATCATAACTCCCAAATCTCTTACGGAATTTATAATTCTGCTCCAGAAGAAAAGATTCCTGAGCATTATTTTTCGTCAGGAATTCATCCGCGAAACATAAATAAACAATGGGAATATGATTTAGAAAACCTAAAAATGATTTCTCAAAATCCAAAATGTTTAGCCATTGGCGAATGTGGCTTAGATGCTTTGGTAAACATCAATGAAAATCTTCAGAAAAAAGTTTTCGAAGCGCAAATTCTTTGGGCAAATTACATTAAAAAGCCCGTTATCATTCATTGTGTAAAAAGATTTCAAGAATTAATCCCTTTTCAAAAAATAGCAAAAGTCCCACTGATTATCCATGGGTTTAATAAGAAAAAAACGATTGCCGATGAGATGTTGAAACATGGTTTTTATCTAAGTTTTGGAAAATCTGTACTTCACAACTTATCTTTGCAAACTACATTGAAAGAAATTCCTTTAGAAAAAATCTTTTTAGAAACAGACGATGCTGATTTTGACATTGCTGAATTGTATCAAAAAGTAGCTGAAATCAAGGAAATTCCTGTAGAAGATGTACAAAAAGTGATTACTAAAAATCTAGGCTTTTGCTTCGCTCTGCCTAAATAA
- a CDS encoding ABC transporter ATP-binding protein, with product MINIHNISKIYGTAKVLNIQELSVSKGETFGLVGNNGAGKTTLFSLLLDLIEPSSGSIQIDGIQVNKSENWKNKVSAFIDDSFLIGYLTPEEYFYFLGELRGQNKASVDEFLKQFEDLFNGEILNARKYIRDLSKGNQKKVGIVGALIGNPEIIVLDEPFANLDPSTQIKLKNLIKVLSQNAEVTFLISSHDLAHTTEVCNRIVAINKGEIVKDISTNSETLKELEDYFASQVSL from the coding sequence ATGATCAATATACATAATATTTCTAAAATTTACGGAACTGCCAAAGTGCTTAATATACAAGAACTTAGTGTTTCCAAGGGCGAAACTTTCGGTTTGGTAGGAAATAACGGAGCAGGAAAAACCACGCTCTTTAGCTTGCTTTTAGATTTAATTGAACCCAGTTCAGGAAGTATTCAAATTGATGGAATTCAAGTGAATAAGTCAGAAAATTGGAAAAATAAAGTTTCTGCGTTTATTGATGACAGTTTCTTGATTGGTTATCTTACGCCAGAAGAATATTTTTATTTTTTAGGCGAGTTGCGAGGTCAAAACAAAGCTTCTGTAGACGAATTTCTAAAGCAGTTCGAAGATTTATTTAATGGAGAAATTCTCAATGCTAGAAAATATATCAGAGATTTATCGAAAGGAAATCAGAAAAAAGTAGGAATTGTAGGCGCTTTAATTGGCAATCCAGAAATCATTGTTTTAGATGAACCTTTCGCGAATTTGGATCCTTCTACACAGATTAAATTAAAGAACCTTATTAAAGTTCTTTCTCAAAATGCAGAAGTCACTTTCTTAATTTCTAGCCATGATTTAGCACACACTACAGAAGTTTGCAACCGAATTGTAGCCATCAATAAAGGTGAAATTGTAAAAGATATTTCTACCAATTCAGAAACATTGAAGGAATTAGAAGATTATTTTGCCAGTCAGGTTAGTCTATAA
- the rnpA gene encoding ribonuclease P protein component, which produces MNYKYPREEKLKQKNDISLLFEKGKWKTCGNLRVISLSSEEFTQHKVGVSVSKRYFKKAVHRNRIKRLLREVYRLNKAQFLEKFGENSLTMLFYVSPTLPKNYQEIEEEFLKLLKK; this is translated from the coding sequence TTGAACTATAAATATCCCCGAGAAGAAAAACTCAAGCAAAAAAATGATATTTCCTTACTTTTTGAAAAAGGAAAATGGAAAACTTGTGGAAATTTGAGAGTAATTTCACTTTCTTCAGAAGAATTCACTCAACATAAAGTAGGCGTTTCTGTTTCTAAGAGATATTTTAAAAAAGCGGTTCACAGAAATAGAATCAAAAGACTTTTGCGCGAAGTTTACAGACTTAATAAAGCTCAATTTTTAGAAAAATTTGGCGAAAATTCCTTAACCATGTTATTCTACGTTTCACCTACTCTTCCAAAAAATTACCAAGAAATAGAAGAAGAATTTTTAAAACTTCTCAAAAAATAA
- the porD gene encoding type IX secretion system protein PorD — MKKLLYIFALVLLSNFSFAQELNAQVQVNYQQIGGSNVQLFKTMEKSLKDFINKTSWTGKKFQNYEKIKCNFSIVLAEKSGNSYKGTLVVQSVRPVFGTQYETPILNINDTNFSFEYLENQNLVFNERQFSGKNLIDVLSFYVYLILGYDADTYQMKAGTPWYDKAMQITQNSQNQNYMGWSQLESPRNRGALIGTILSEQNSTLRNFYYNYHRIGLDNLGKQDQISTKQTIANEILKLKFYESNFQMNYPFNLFVESKKEEIYNIFDSNNNGSVDMNQLKNLMSLFSPKDIDTKWNKWK, encoded by the coding sequence ATGAAAAAACTACTTTACATATTTGCACTTGTATTGCTTTCGAATTTTAGTTTTGCACAAGAACTTAATGCACAAGTTCAAGTGAATTACCAACAAATTGGTGGAAGTAACGTGCAGTTATTCAAAACAATGGAGAAAAGTCTGAAAGACTTCATCAATAAAACCAGTTGGACTGGCAAAAAATTTCAGAACTACGAAAAAATAAAATGCAATTTTTCTATTGTTCTTGCCGAAAAAAGTGGGAATAGTTACAAGGGAACTTTGGTCGTTCAATCGGTGCGCCCCGTTTTTGGAACGCAGTATGAAACACCAATCCTCAATATTAATGACACCAATTTTTCTTTTGAATATCTAGAAAATCAAAATTTAGTTTTTAACGAAAGACAATTTTCGGGGAAAAATTTGATTGATGTATTGAGTTTTTACGTATACCTAATTTTAGGTTACGATGCAGATACATATCAAATGAAAGCCGGAACTCCTTGGTATGACAAAGCGATGCAGATTACTCAAAATTCTCAAAATCAGAATTATATGGGATGGTCTCAGCTCGAAAGCCCTAGGAATAGAGGAGCGCTTATTGGCACAATTTTGTCTGAGCAAAATTCTACGCTCAGAAATTTTTACTACAATTATCACAGAATAGGATTAGATAATTTAGGAAAACAAGACCAAATTTCTACCAAACAAACGATTGCGAATGAGATTTTGAAACTCAAATTCTACGAAAGTAATTTCCAAATGAATTATCCTTTTAATCTTTTTGTAGAAAGCAAAAAAGAAGAAATTTATAACATTTTTGATTCCAATAATAATGGAAGTGTGGATATGAATCAACTTAAGAACCTAATGAGTTTGTTCTCTCCAAAAGATATTGATACAAAATGGAATAAATGGAAGTAA
- a CDS encoding DUF5687 family protein, whose translation MFLKFLKLELKSFVRSPQFAAGILMKIGMLFMYAYMALIFVGGAFGVYFGAKKVGYEPIQLFSRIFLVYIAIDLLLKYFMQQLPAENIKPFLTLKISKNQVAGYTLVKILVSFFSWAFLLFAIPFAALLIYKGNLNIVNVLLYFAACISMVFINTFVNTIINKSDKLMYSLFGLMAIIGGLHYFEIIDVLEISENVFYGLYQNIGFFIIPIVILLVLAVYTFSFIKKNLYLDRGLEMKKAVGKTENIAFLNKYGTLGTFINNDIRLIKRSKAARSALIGGVLFLFYGLLFFSKGYNTSFMQVFLGIFVTGGFNFMFGQRVPAWDSSYYPLMMTQNVPYKDFLKAKWALFVIAISVSMILAVGYAFISWEFYFTIFAAGLYNLGVNSYLTLLAGAYNKKPIDLNSASKGFTSGQNNFNIKILFLLLPQMVLPMAVFGAMKYFFGMTPAVMSLGILGLIGFLLRDKIFNLIVKIYRTEKYSTIAAFKKGN comes from the coding sequence ATGTTTCTAAAATTTCTAAAACTTGAACTCAAAAGTTTTGTGAGAAGCCCGCAATTTGCTGCGGGAATCTTAATGAAAATAGGAATGCTCTTTATGTACGCATATATGGCGCTTATTTTTGTAGGCGGAGCTTTTGGAGTCTATTTCGGAGCGAAAAAAGTAGGTTATGAACCGATTCAACTTTTCAGCCGAATTTTCTTAGTGTATATTGCCATCGATTTATTGTTGAAATATTTTATGCAGCAACTTCCTGCGGAAAATATCAAGCCCTTTCTGACCTTGAAAATTTCTAAAAATCAAGTGGCAGGTTACACCTTAGTGAAAATTTTAGTTTCATTCTTCAGTTGGGCGTTTTTACTTTTTGCGATTCCATTTGCAGCGCTTTTAATTTATAAAGGAAATCTAAATATAGTAAACGTTTTGCTTTATTTCGCAGCTTGTATTTCTATGGTTTTTATCAATACGTTTGTCAATACCATTATCAATAAAAGTGATAAGCTGATGTACAGCCTTTTTGGCTTGATGGCGATTATTGGCGGATTGCATTACTTTGAAATTATAGATGTTTTGGAGATTTCTGAGAACGTATTCTACGGATTGTATCAAAATATTGGGTTCTTTATTATTCCGATAGTTATATTGTTGGTTTTGGCGGTGTATACTTTCTCTTTCATCAAAAAGAATTTGTATTTAGACAGAGGTTTAGAAATGAAAAAAGCGGTAGGAAAAACCGAAAACATTGCTTTTCTCAATAAATATGGAACATTAGGAACTTTTATCAACAATGATATTCGATTGATTAAAAGAAGTAAAGCAGCGAGAAGTGCTTTAATTGGCGGTGTTTTATTCCTTTTTTACGGGTTACTTTTCTTTAGCAAAGGTTACAATACCAGTTTCATGCAAGTGTTTTTAGGGATTTTTGTAACAGGCGGTTTTAATTTTATGTTCGGGCAAAGAGTTCCAGCTTGGGACAGTTCTTATTATCCACTGATGATGACGCAAAATGTTCCATATAAGGATTTTCTCAAAGCAAAATGGGCGCTTTTTGTCATTGCCATTTCGGTTTCTATGATTTTAGCAGTCGGTTACGCATTTATCAGTTGGGAATTTTATTTTACCATTTTTGCGGCAGGTTTATATAATTTGGGGGTAAACTCTTATCTAACTTTACTGGCGGGAGCTTACAATAAAAAACCGATTGATTTGAACTCTGCTTCAAAAGGTTTTACAAGCGGACAAAACAATTTCAATATTAAAATTCTTTTCCTTTTATTGCCACAAATGGTTTTACCAATGGCTGTTTTTGGAGCGATGAAATATTTCTTCGGAATGACTCCAGCGGTAATGAGTTTAGGAATCTTAGGACTGATAGGATTTTTACTTCGAGACAAAATTTTCAACCTCATTGTAAAAATCTACAGAACCGAAAAATATTCTACCATAGCGGCTTTTAAAAAAGGCAATTAA
- a CDS encoding DNA-directed RNA polymerase subunit omega → MSVKDTKAEVNTITYDRDKIEEKVGSIYESIVIMGKRAEQINAEIRTELHQKLDEFAVHNSTLEEVFENREQIEISRNYERLPKPTSIAIREWLDDEVYFRRTEEK, encoded by the coding sequence ATGAGCGTAAAAGATACAAAAGCAGAAGTAAACACCATTACTTACGATAGAGATAAAATCGAAGAAAAAGTAGGTTCTATCTATGAATCGATCGTAATTATGGGGAAAAGAGCAGAGCAAATTAATGCTGAAATTAGAACTGAACTTCACCAAAAATTAGATGAATTTGCGGTGCACAATTCTACTCTGGAAGAAGTTTTCGAAAACAGAGAGCAAATTGAAATTTCTAGAAATTACGAAAGATTACCGAAGCCTACGTCTATTGCCATTAGAGAATGGTTAGATGACGAAGTTTACTTCCGTAGAACCGAAGAAAAATAA